A stretch of the Symmachiella macrocystis genome encodes the following:
- a CDS encoding peptidyl-alpha-hydroxyglycine alpha-amidating lyase family protein: MSSDHAPVTEIVGSGDYVYQACATWHQMPAGWTLTEAVGVAVDSRDRVFVFDRGPHPVLIFDREGNFIDAWGEEQFVRPHGIWIAPDDTLYLTDDLDHTIGHYTPDGKLLRTLGTSGQASETGVVNRDYRTIQRGGPPFNQPTNLTLAPSGEMFVTDGYGNARVHKFSADGELLLSWGEPGTGPGQFNLPHGIAIDSRGRVFVADRENSRLQIFSPEGEYLDQWTEIARPCQIFFDADDRAYVAEVGYHAGTPDPRPDETGGRLSIFDSDGNLLARWGGGKDPYQPGDFIAPHDIWGDSRGDIYLGEVTDSAGVQRGMVKADCPSLRKFTKVLATD, encoded by the coding sequence ATGTCGAGCGACCACGCACCTGTGACCGAGATTGTCGGCAGTGGGGATTATGTTTACCAGGCCTGTGCGACTTGGCATCAGATGCCTGCGGGGTGGACGTTGACCGAAGCGGTCGGTGTGGCGGTCGATTCGCGGGACCGGGTCTTCGTGTTTGATCGCGGTCCGCACCCGGTGTTGATCTTCGATCGCGAGGGCAACTTCATCGATGCTTGGGGCGAAGAGCAATTCGTCCGTCCGCACGGTATCTGGATCGCGCCGGACGATACGTTGTATCTGACCGACGATCTGGATCACACGATTGGCCATTACACGCCTGATGGCAAATTGTTGCGGACGCTCGGCACCAGCGGACAGGCCAGTGAGACCGGGGTCGTCAATCGCGATTACCGCACGATCCAACGGGGCGGGCCGCCGTTTAATCAACCGACGAATTTGACGCTGGCGCCGTCGGGCGAGATGTTTGTGACCGATGGTTACGGCAACGCGCGGGTGCATAAGTTTTCCGCCGATGGGGAACTGCTCCTCTCCTGGGGCGAACCGGGAACCGGACCGGGGCAATTCAACCTGCCGCACGGAATCGCGATCGACAGTCGCGGACGCGTGTTCGTGGCGGACCGCGAAAACAGCCGGTTGCAGATATTTTCGCCCGAAGGGGAATACCTCGACCAGTGGACGGAAATCGCCCGCCCCTGCCAAATCTTTTTCGATGCCGACGATCGCGCGTACGTGGCGGAGGTCGGATATCATGCGGGGACACCCGACCCGCGTCCCGACGAAACCGGCGGACGATTGAGCATCTTCGACAGCGACGGCAACCTGCTGGCCCGCTGGGGCGGCGGAAAGGACCCCTATCAGCCGGGCGACTTCATCGCTCCGCACGACATATGGGGCGATTCCCGCGGCGACATTTACCTCGGCGAAGTGACCGATTCCGCGGGGGTGCAACGCGGCATGGTCAAAGCGGACTGTCCGTCGTTGCGGAAGTTTACGAAGGTTTTAGCCACGGATTGA
- a CDS encoding glucose 1-dehydrogenase: MRLENKVALITGGGSGIGRETSTLFAAEGAKVVVVDVNDTGGEETVATIQSAGGEAVYVHADISQAADCENMVRTAEDSFGGLHVMFNNAGIMHGDDGDAEQTTEKIWELTMAINLKGVFLGCKYGIPAIRKSGGGSIINTASFVALMGAATPQLAYTASKGGVLAMSRELAVIHARENIRVNALCPGPLKTELLMSFLDTEEKKQRRLVHIPMGRFGLAAEMAKAVLFLASDDSSYMTGAEFTVDGGITAAYVTPE, translated from the coding sequence ATGCGATTAGAAAACAAAGTCGCCCTGATCACCGGCGGCGGCAGCGGTATTGGACGTGAAACCAGCACGCTTTTCGCTGCCGAAGGCGCCAAAGTCGTCGTCGTTGATGTCAACGATACCGGCGGTGAGGAAACGGTTGCGACGATCCAATCGGCCGGTGGCGAAGCGGTTTATGTACATGCCGATATTTCCCAAGCGGCCGATTGCGAGAACATGGTCCGCACGGCCGAGGATTCGTTCGGCGGTCTGCATGTGATGTTCAACAACGCCGGCATCATGCATGGTGACGATGGTGATGCGGAGCAGACGACGGAGAAGATTTGGGAATTGACGATGGCCATCAATCTCAAAGGGGTCTTCCTGGGCTGCAAATACGGGATCCCGGCGATTCGCAAATCGGGCGGCGGTTCGATCATCAACACCGCCTCGTTCGTCGCCTTAATGGGCGCCGCCACGCCGCAACTGGCCTACACCGCTAGCAAAGGAGGCGTGCTCGCCATGTCCCGCGAATTGGCCGTCATCCACGCCCGCGAAAATATCCGCGTCAACGCCCTCTGCCCCGGTCCACTGAAAACCGAACTGCTGATGAGCTTTCTCGACACCGAAGAGAAAAAACAACGCCGCCTAGTCCACATCCCCATGGGCCGCTTCGGCCTGGCAGCAGAGATGGCCAAAGCGGTGCTGTTTTTGGCGTCGGATGATTCATCGTATATGACGGGGGCGGAGTTCACGGTCGATGGCGGGATCACGGCGGCGTATGTGACGCCGGAGTGA
- a CDS encoding GNAT family N-acetyltransferase produces MHIRKYQLGEETELWRLFFATIHNVNIRDYTAEQVEAWAPDTIDKHLWRARIETMQPYVCVAGDDVVGYAGLLPSGYIDHFYVHHERQGQGVGKLLYAAIEADAHQQNLDELTADVSITARPFFTARGFTVVAQQEVSRGTTVLRNFKMIKRLSNA; encoded by the coding sequence ATGCACATTCGCAAATATCAGCTCGGCGAGGAAACCGAATTATGGCGGTTGTTTTTTGCCACGATTCACAACGTGAACATCCGTGACTACACCGCAGAGCAGGTCGAGGCTTGGGCGCCGGATACTATCGACAAGCATCTGTGGCGGGCGCGGATTGAGACGATGCAACCTTACGTCTGTGTGGCTGGCGACGACGTTGTGGGGTATGCGGGTTTACTACCGTCGGGGTACATCGATCACTTCTATGTGCATCACGAACGGCAAGGGCAGGGGGTGGGCAAACTGTTGTATGCGGCGATTGAAGCCGACGCGCACCAGCAGAATCTCGACGAACTAACCGCCGACGTCAGCATCACCGCCCGCCCCTTTTTCACTGCCCGTGGTTTTACTGTTGTCGCGCAGCAAGAGGTCTCGCGAGGGACGACAGTGTTGAGGAACTTCAAGATGATCAAGCGGTTGAGCAACGCGTAA
- a CDS encoding alpha/beta hydrolase produces MPPPTHADVKYGPHDRHVMDVWLAESDKPTPVLVSIHGGAFRHGDKSVSRPVLRECLKSGISVVAITYRFTPDHIAPAQHQDAARAVQFVRHNADKWNLDPTKIAAVGGSAGAGMSLWLGFHDDMADPKNEDPVLRESTRLTCMAVNNGQTSYDPRFIRKLYPGTDTYSNSALAQLFDIDMKQLDNLPAEKYKLFEEVSALTHLTADDPPVLMTYDSDYDTPISSRSIGIHHPRFGKVLKERMDKMGIECVVHTDFKKTGNTRANQVVPFLKKHLLTDGK; encoded by the coding sequence GTGCCCCCGCCCACCCATGCCGACGTCAAATACGGTCCGCACGACCGCCATGTGATGGATGTTTGGCTGGCCGAATCGGACAAGCCGACGCCCGTGTTGGTTTCCATCCACGGCGGTGCATTTCGGCATGGCGACAAGAGCGTCAGCAGGCCTGTGCTGCGTGAATGTTTGAAATCCGGGATTTCCGTCGTGGCGATCACCTATCGGTTTACGCCTGACCATATCGCGCCGGCCCAACACCAGGATGCGGCGCGGGCGGTGCAGTTTGTGCGGCACAATGCCGACAAGTGGAATCTTGATCCCACAAAAATCGCTGCTGTCGGCGGATCGGCGGGGGCGGGGATGTCGCTGTGGCTCGGTTTTCATGACGACATGGCCGACCCGAAAAATGAAGACCCCGTCTTACGGGAGTCGACGCGGCTGACTTGCATGGCGGTGAACAACGGGCAGACTTCCTATGACCCGCGTTTCATTCGCAAGCTCTATCCCGGCACCGACACCTACAGCAACTCCGCACTGGCGCAATTGTTCGACATCGATATGAAACAACTCGACAACCTGCCGGCAGAGAAGTACAAACTGTTCGAAGAAGTCTCGGCCCTCACGCATCTCACCGCTGATGATCCGCCGGTGTTGATGACCTACGACAGCGACTACGACACCCCAATCAGCAGCCGCAGCATCGGCATTCATCACCCGCGATTTGGCAAAGTCCTCAAGGAGCGGATGGACAAAATGGGCATCGAATGCGTCGTGCATACCGATTTCAAAAAAACTGGTAACACCCGCGCGAACCAAGTTGTGCCATTTTTGAAAAAGCATCTGCTGACGGACGGCAAATAG